In the Campylobacter showae genome, one interval contains:
- a CDS encoding universal stress protein, producing the protein MQYKKIFFPIGAGDDVKERIRGALLVAKHFNSHIEILACQLDPGVVYNMKMTLRGGVLYDEFLKAAKAELGVEHERNETIFHKLCEELDVQISDEPIEGKTTAKFTTKSGKRSVVVEQESKFCDMVVAAVPLDGKITGTFEAAVLKSGKTAITIPRRITSFKADNILVSWNGSTQNSRAVSSSIELLKKAKKVHCITCMPHSGDGSAEENLKKLEEYLKLHGIQATYEVVSTTSVPGEALLRSAKEGGFDLIVAGRYGENGFLEIFLSGTSRYFLKNTTIPVFM; encoded by the coding sequence ATGCAGTATAAAAAAATATTTTTCCCAATCGGCGCGGGCGACGACGTGAAAGAGCGTATCAGAGGGGCTTTGCTGGTCGCTAAGCATTTCAACAGCCACATCGAGATTTTGGCTTGCCAGCTAGATCCAGGCGTCGTTTATAATATGAAAATGACGCTTCGAGGCGGCGTGCTTTATGACGAGTTTTTAAAGGCGGCGAAAGCGGAGCTCGGCGTCGAGCACGAGCGCAACGAGACTATTTTTCATAAACTTTGCGAAGAGCTAGACGTTCAGATCAGCGACGAGCCGATCGAGGGCAAGACGACGGCTAAATTTACCACAAAAAGCGGTAAGCGAAGCGTGGTGGTCGAGCAGGAGTCTAAATTTTGCGATATGGTAGTCGCCGCAGTACCGCTTGACGGTAAGATCACGGGTACGTTTGAGGCGGCGGTGCTAAAAAGCGGTAAAACGGCTATCACGATACCAAGGCGCATAACGAGCTTTAAGGCCGACAATATCCTAGTTAGCTGGAACGGCTCGACGCAAAACTCGCGTGCCGTAAGTAGCTCGATCGAGCTACTAAAAAAAGCTAAAAAGGTGCATTGCATCACTTGCATGCCGCATTCTGGCGACGGTAGCGCAGAGGAAAATCTAAAAAAACTAGAAGAGTACCTAAAACTGCACGGCATACAGGCGACTTACGAGGTCGTGAGCACGACTTCGGTGCCGGGCGAGGCGTTGCTAAGAAGCGCTAAAGAGGGCGGATTTGACCTGATCGTGGCGGGCAGATACGGCGAAAACGGCTTTTTGGAGATATTTTTGAGCGGTACTTCGAGATATTTCCTTAAAAATACGACAATACCGGTCTTTATGTAA
- a CDS encoding F0F1 ATP synthase subunit C, translating into MKKVVFLMMAFASFAFADGGEMLKSYSVLAAAVGLGLAALGGAIGMGNTASATISGTARNPGVGSKLTTTMFVALAMIEAQVIYALVIALIVLYANPML; encoded by the coding sequence ATGAAAAAAGTTGTTTTCTTAATGATGGCTTTTGCTAGCTTCGCGTTTGCGGACGGCGGCGAAATGCTAAAATCTTACTCTGTTCTTGCAGCAGCAGTTGGTCTAGGCCTAGCGGCTCTTGGCGGCGCTATCGGTATGGGAAATACCGCCTCTGCGACAATCTCAGGCACGGCTAGAAACCCTGGCGTGGGCAGCAAGCTAACTACGACTATGTTCGTTGCTCTTGCGATGATCGAAGCGCAAGTTATCTACGCACTAGTTATCGCGCTAATCGTTCTTTACGCAAACCCAATGTTGTAA
- a CDS encoding sodium-dependent transporter → MLASLLKFQILRLNLAQDKFSKIGFILAVAGSAVGLGNAWKFPYLVGQNGGSAFVLLYLFMTFFIGLAIFFGEIAIGKLSESDPVNAFKKLAPKYKETWKFAGFTMIGAIIIASFYTVIIGWILKYAVMVITELPKDVEASEKIFGNFYANDAASQIFYFTIVFFLCIFIVSKGIKSGIERVNVWMMPSLLILLIIMLSYSFTMDGFVQSVKFLLVPDFSKLGVSSILTALGLAFFTLSLGVGVIIVYSASLPDNTNLVSSSIIIVVINVVMGILMGLVIFTFVFEFGATPSQGVGLVFISLPTLFAKLGTLGHVLAFAFFSALLFAGITSAISMLEPFTHYLIREFGFSRKKALALIGAFIYCMGILCILSSIEGVKENLVFFGKSFFDCLDFLSSNIIMPIGGITVSIFVGFVIKKDALYILFGPYMSRAVFEIWYFMIRFVAPISIVIITINALRG, encoded by the coding sequence ATGCTAGCCTCGCTTCTGAAATTTCAAATACTAAGGTTAAATTTGGCGCAGGATAAATTTTCAAAAATCGGCTTTATCTTAGCCGTCGCGGGCTCTGCGGTGGGGCTTGGAAATGCGTGGAAATTCCCGTATTTAGTCGGTCAAAACGGCGGTTCGGCCTTCGTGCTTTTGTATCTTTTTATGACGTTTTTTATCGGACTTGCGATATTTTTCGGCGAGATAGCTATCGGTAAGCTTTCCGAATCCGACCCCGTAAACGCCTTTAAAAAGCTTGCTCCAAAATACAAAGAAACCTGGAAATTTGCGGGTTTTACGATGATAGGCGCGATCATTATCGCCTCTTTTTACACGGTCATCATCGGATGGATACTAAAATACGCAGTAATGGTAATAACCGAGCTGCCAAAAGACGTCGAGGCTTCGGAGAAAATTTTCGGAAATTTCTACGCTAACGACGCCGCGTCTCAAATTTTTTACTTTACGATCGTGTTTTTCCTCTGTATTTTTATCGTATCAAAGGGCATAAAAAGCGGCATAGAGCGCGTAAACGTCTGGATGATGCCTTCGCTTCTTATCTTGCTTATCATTATGCTTAGCTACTCGTTTACGATGGACGGCTTCGTGCAGTCGGTGAAATTTTTGCTGGTTCCTGATTTTTCAAAACTAGGCGTAAGTAGCATTCTAACCGCGCTTGGACTGGCATTTTTTACGCTGTCTCTAGGTGTCGGCGTCATCATCGTTTACTCTGCGTCGCTGCCCGATAATACCAATCTCGTTAGCTCATCGATCATCATCGTCGTGATAAACGTCGTGATGGGCATTTTGATGGGACTTGTTATCTTTACCTTCGTGTTTGAGTTCGGCGCGACGCCTAGTCAGGGCGTGGGGCTCGTGTTTATCTCGCTGCCTACGCTGTTTGCCAAGCTCGGCACGCTCGGACACGTACTTGCGTTTGCGTTTTTTTCGGCTCTGCTTTTTGCGGGCATTACCTCGGCTATCTCGATGCTAGAGCCGTTTACGCACTATCTTATCCGAGAATTTGGCTTTTCTCGTAAAAAAGCCCTCGCGTTAATCGGCGCTTTCATCTACTGCATGGGCATTTTGTGCATACTTTCAAGCATCGAAGGCGTTAAGGAAAATTTGGTATTTTTCGGCAAGAGCTTTTTTGACTGCCTTGATTTTCTTAGCTCAAACATCATCATGCCTATCGGCGGGATTACGGTGTCGATTTTCGTCGGCTTTGTCATCAAAAAAGACGCGCTTTACATACTTTTTGGGCCGTATATGAGCAGGGCCGTTTTTGAAATTTGGTATTTTATGATTAGATTCGTAGCTCCTATTAGCATCGTCATTATTACCATAAATGCGCTAAGAGGCTAA
- a CDS encoding sodium-dependent transporter, with amino-acid sequence MASDKFSKIGFILSIVGAAIGLGNAWKFPYMVGANGGSAFVLLYLVFAVAVGLSIFFAEMAMGKISNADPVNAFRSLAPKNGKFWGYAGVIMITGVLVASFYTVIIGWVIRYSVLSLGELPQSIAVSGENFGKFISSDISGQILYFSIAFAAYFFILSKGIKGGIERINLWLLPTLFLLLIFMLIYSMQMGGFSQAAEFLLVPDFSKITSEAVFVALGLAFFTMCVGIGAIATYSVSLDDKTNLFTSSLYVVALNIIVSVVIGLIVFTFVFEYGEQPSQGVGLAFISLPTLFAKLGAMGNVLSFIFFTALIFAGLTSAISMVEPLVFYLINEFKIPRLRAIAIVGVCVYCLGTLCALSNIAEFKDALTFFGKGFFDVLDYLSSNIMLPLGGIVIAVFVGYAMKRRSLEELFLPYMGRAVFEIWYFLLRFVAPICILAIMIRQILGS; translated from the coding sequence GTGGCAAGCGATAAATTTTCTAAAATAGGATTTATATTATCCATCGTGGGTGCTGCGATCGGGCTTGGCAATGCGTGGAAATTTCCATATATGGTCGGCGCAAACGGCGGCTCGGCGTTCGTGCTTTTGTATCTTGTTTTTGCCGTTGCGGTTGGGCTGAGTATATTTTTTGCCGAGATGGCGATGGGCAAAATTTCAAACGCCGATCCAGTTAATGCCTTTCGCTCGCTCGCCCCTAAAAACGGCAAATTTTGGGGGTATGCCGGCGTCATAATGATAACGGGCGTTTTGGTTGCGTCGTTTTATACGGTCATCATCGGCTGGGTTATTAGGTACTCGGTCTTATCTCTTGGCGAACTTCCGCAAAGTATCGCGGTTTCGGGCGAAAATTTCGGCAAATTTATAAGCTCTGATATCTCGGGCCAAATTTTATACTTTAGCATCGCGTTCGCGGCCTATTTTTTCATCCTCTCAAAGGGCATAAAAGGCGGCATCGAGCGCATAAATTTATGGCTTTTGCCGACGCTTTTCTTGCTACTTATTTTTATGCTGATTTACTCGATGCAGATGGGCGGATTTTCGCAGGCGGCGGAGTTTTTGCTAGTGCCTGATTTTTCTAAGATCACGAGCGAGGCGGTGTTTGTAGCTCTGGGGCTTGCGTTTTTTACGATGTGCGTGGGTATCGGAGCGATAGCTACGTATTCGGTGAGCCTGGATGACAAGACCAATCTTTTCACCTCTTCGCTCTACGTCGTGGCGCTAAACATCATCGTTAGTGTCGTCATCGGACTCATCGTTTTTACATTCGTTTTCGAGTACGGCGAGCAGCCTAGCCAGGGCGTGGGACTTGCGTTTATATCGCTGCCTACGCTGTTTGCTAAGCTGGGAGCGATGGGGAATGTTTTAAGCTTTATATTTTTTACCGCGCTTATTTTTGCGGGGCTTACGTCGGCTATCTCGATGGTCGAGCCGCTCGTTTTTTATCTCATAAACGAGTTTAAGATCCCTCGCCTGCGCGCTATCGCGATCGTTGGCGTTTGCGTTTACTGCCTAGGCACGCTTTGCGCGCTTTCAAATATCGCCGAATTTAAAGACGCGCTCACGTTTTTCGGCAAGGGATTTTTTGACGTTTTAGACTATCTTAGCTCAAATATCATGCTACCGCTGGGCGGTATCGTGATCGCGGTATTTGTCGGCTACGCTATGAAAAGACGCAGCCTAGAGGAGCTATTTTTGCCGTATATGGGTAGGGCGGTTTTTGAAATTTGGTATTTTTTACTGCGATTCGTTGCGCCGATTTGCATTTTGGCGATAATGATAAGACAAATTTTGGGGAGTTAA
- a CDS encoding TRAP transporter small permease subunit: MERNLKKVERFFGKLGDIAGYACVLVMFLMIADVFFNVTARYFFKYGNVGLQELEWHFFSIIILLGMSYALKDDAHVRVDIFYEKMSVKKRALINMAGVILFILPLALLVAWLSWDYVVEAYESGEGSADPGGLPYRWVIKAFIPFSFWLLIFFSVGYFIKWLNVYLDARSNLSETGKFDANLSKTAQQGEGK, encoded by the coding sequence ATGGAACGAAATTTAAAAAAAGTAGAGCGATTTTTCGGTAAATTAGGCGACATCGCGGGTTATGCCTGCGTACTCGTGATGTTTTTGATGATCGCGGACGTTTTTTTTAACGTCACGGCGAGATATTTTTTCAAATACGGCAACGTAGGCCTCCAAGAGCTTGAGTGGCACTTTTTTAGCATCATCATCCTGCTTGGCATGAGCTACGCATTAAAAGACGACGCACACGTGCGAGTGGATATATTTTACGAAAAGATGAGCGTAAAAAAAAGAGCGCTTATAAATATGGCGGGCGTTATCCTTTTTATCCTACCGCTTGCGCTTTTGGTCGCGTGGCTGAGCTGGGACTACGTCGTGGAGGCGTACGAGAGCGGCGAGGGTAGCGCAGATCCGGGCGGCTTGCCGTATCGCTGGGTTATCAAGGCCTTTATACCGTTTAGCTTCTGGCTACTTATATTTTTTAGCGTCGGATACTTTATAAAGTGGCTAAACGTCTATCTGGATGCTCGGTCAAATTTAAGCGAGACGGGCAAATTTGACGCAAATTTAAGCAAAACCGCGCAACAAGGAGAGGGAAAATGA
- a CDS encoding TRAP transporter large permease: MTGIVMFLAALFMLAIGFSVAFTFGAIAVIFGLIGGMVESFGDGNGFMGGLEIFKETFNFMPYRIYSIMENKILIAVPLFVFMGIILQKTKLAERLLESMAFLFGEIRGGVAISTVLVGALLAASTGVVGASVVAMGVMSLPVMLKYNYNKALGCGTICASGTLGQIIPPSIVLIILGDVFTVPVGDLFREAIYPGLALVGAYIAYILIVSYVKKDYAPPVVVESDVPKSKQILNAILAILPPLVLVVLVLGSIFEGIATPTESSAFGCVGAILLSVFYRTFSFKMLKEALEESVKTTAVVFTILIGATAFSMVFSYIGGDEIVEEVMSNLPGEKWGFIILAMITIFALGFFIDFVEISYIVLPILAPIAVNLGINPLYFAIVIAMNLQTSFLTPPFGFSLFYLKGVAPAEVKTSDIYRGVVPFIAIQILVLIIFTIILLG; the protein is encoded by the coding sequence ATGACCGGCATAGTAATGTTTTTAGCCGCACTTTTTATGCTTGCTATCGGATTTAGCGTCGCATTTACGTTTGGCGCGATAGCCGTTATTTTCGGACTCATCGGCGGTATGGTCGAGAGCTTTGGCGACGGCAACGGCTTTATGGGCGGGCTTGAGATTTTTAAAGAGACCTTTAACTTTATGCCTTACCGCATCTACTCGATAATGGAAAATAAAATCCTCATCGCCGTACCGCTTTTCGTTTTTATGGGTATTATTTTACAAAAGACCAAGCTAGCCGAGAGGTTGCTCGAGAGTATGGCGTTTTTATTCGGCGAGATTCGCGGTGGCGTGGCGATCAGCACCGTGCTAGTGGGCGCGCTACTAGCCGCATCTACGGGCGTTGTGGGCGCTAGCGTCGTAGCTATGGGCGTTATGAGCTTGCCCGTTATGCTAAAGTACAACTACAACAAGGCTCTAGGCTGCGGTACTATCTGCGCTTCTGGTACGCTTGGACAGATCATCCCGCCTTCGATCGTTTTGATTATCCTGGGCGACGTATTTACGGTGCCTGTGGGTGATCTTTTCCGCGAGGCGATATATCCGGGTCTTGCGCTCGTGGGCGCTTATATAGCCTATATCCTCATCGTCTCTTACGTCAAAAAGGACTACGCGCCGCCCGTCGTCGTAGAGAGCGACGTGCCTAAATCAAAGCAAATTTTAAACGCTATCCTTGCAATTTTGCCGCCGTTGGTGCTTGTCGTGCTGGTGCTTGGTTCGATATTCGAAGGCATCGCTACGCCGACGGAGAGTTCGGCGTTTGGCTGCGTGGGCGCGATCTTGCTTTCTGTTTTTTACAGGACTTTTTCGTTTAAAATGCTAAAAGAAGCGCTTGAAGAGAGCGTCAAAACCACGGCCGTCGTCTTTACCATCCTTATCGGCGCGACCGCATTTTCGATGGTGTTTAGCTACATCGGCGGCGACGAGATCGTTGAGGAAGTGATGTCAAATTTGCCGGGCGAAAAATGGGGTTTTATTATCTTAGCTATGATTACGATTTTTGCGCTAGGATTTTTTATAGACTTCGTCGAGATTTCGTATATCGTGCTGCCGATCTTGGCGCCGATTGCCGTAAATTTAGGCATAAATCCGCTATATTTTGCTATCGTTATCGCGATGAACTTACAGACTTCGTTTCTCACGCCTCCGTTTGGCTTTAGTCTCTTTTACCTAAAAGGCGTGGCACCGGCAGAGGTCAAGACCTCTGACATCTACCGCGGCGTGGTGCCTTTTATCGCGATACAAATTTTAGTTCTGATCATCTTTACGATTATCTTGCTAGGCTAA
- a CDS encoding DUF4139 domain-containing protein, which produces MREIALVSAFALIASAESNLIEIYKNASFIHQNFSNQKSEFSLNLPDFVELEDIDVAASCELLSLNLNEAKPAENEAYAKFKQNEKELEELNDKLNALNSKNAFLNNFPAFKEQSVANLDADGDKFYEAVLKNLAQISQTKKQIDELKKKMNAAEVKNFQKLDLKFECDPKQVKISYPVGVNVNLKNKIHADVAKGKVEISQNLTVTNPLGIDLNSLTIALYPFYYSSNLTPAPFYPRYEGKPAPRNMIPLAAAPMMEASADMAPRKAYAKKNSVKDVQSINEQNALANAWRIEGVSLKADETADFAYDKQSLDAKFDLVIDGYGSAGAFVRAAFKPERSIEGAQSEFKIDGINIGKRYVGYAAGEEAKEFFGKNELVSVKKEANGEYTKESFFGSKNKISRGYKYSIKNGSKLAWDVVLEEQVPVSAHESVSVSVKNDPKENEIGKDGKVTWKFALKPNESKEINFSYELTKPSE; this is translated from the coding sequence ATGAGAGAAATAGCCTTAGTTTCGGCGTTTGCCCTGATCGCGAGCGCCGAAAGCAACCTGATAGAAATCTACAAAAACGCCTCATTTATACATCAAAACTTTAGCAATCAAAAAAGCGAATTTAGCCTAAATTTGCCCGATTTCGTCGAGCTTGAGGATATCGACGTGGCCGCGTCGTGCGAGCTGCTAAGTCTAAATTTAAACGAAGCAAAGCCCGCAGAAAACGAGGCCTACGCTAAATTTAAGCAAAACGAAAAAGAGCTTGAGGAGCTAAACGACAAGCTAAACGCGCTAAACTCCAAAAACGCTTTTTTAAATAATTTTCCGGCTTTTAAAGAGCAAAGCGTCGCAAATTTGGACGCCGACGGCGATAAATTTTACGAAGCGGTGCTAAAAAACCTAGCCCAAATTTCGCAAACCAAAAAGCAAATCGACGAGCTGAAAAAGAAAATGAACGCGGCCGAGGTTAAAAATTTTCAAAAGCTTGATTTGAAATTCGAATGCGACCCAAAACAGGTCAAGATCTCCTATCCCGTGGGCGTTAACGTAAATTTAAAAAATAAAATCCATGCCGACGTCGCAAAAGGCAAGGTCGAAATCTCGCAAAATTTAACCGTGACAAATCCGCTGGGTATAGATTTAAACTCTCTTACTATCGCGCTTTATCCGTTTTACTACTCGTCAAATTTGACGCCCGCTCCGTTTTATCCGCGCTACGAAGGCAAGCCGGCGCCGCGAAATATGATACCGCTGGCGGCCGCGCCGATGATGGAGGCTAGTGCCGATATGGCGCCGCGAAAGGCATACGCAAAGAAAAATAGCGTCAAAGACGTGCAGTCAATCAACGAGCAAAACGCGCTCGCAAACGCGTGGCGCATAGAGGGCGTGAGTCTAAAAGCGGACGAAACGGCGGACTTTGCCTACGACAAGCAGAGTTTGGATGCTAAATTTGACCTCGTCATCGACGGCTACGGCAGCGCAGGCGCGTTCGTTAGAGCCGCGTTTAAGCCTGAGCGAAGCATAGAGGGCGCGCAAAGCGAGTTTAAGATTGACGGTATAAATATCGGCAAAAGATACGTAGGCTACGCCGCCGGCGAGGAGGCAAAGGAGTTTTTCGGCAAAAACGAGCTTGTTAGCGTAAAAAAAGAAGCTAACGGCGAATATACGAAAGAGTCGTTTTTCGGCTCGAAAAACAAGATCTCGCGCGGGTATAAATACAGCATCAAAAACGGCTCTAAACTCGCATGGGACGTGGTTTTAGAGGAGCAAGTGCCCGTCAGCGCGCACGAGAGCGTAAGCGTGAGCGTGAAAAACGATCCGAAAGAAAACGAGATCGGTAAAGACGGCAAAGTAACGTGGAAATTTGCGCTCAAACCAAATGAGAGCAAGGAGATAAATTTCTCCTATGAGCTAACTAAGCCGAGCGAATAA
- a CDS encoding biotin/lipoyl-containing protein, producing the protein MAKKFIDVMDTTFRDGFQSVFGARVAMADFLPAVSAAKEAGITHFEFGGGARFQSLYFYLNEDAFAMMDKFRETVGPEANLQTLSRGVNTVTLDTGSRELVDLHAKLFKKHGTTTIRNFDALNDVENLKFSGERIAHHGLKHEVVVTMMDLPAGCSGAHDVAFYERILREILDAGIPYHSVCFKDASGTSSPQKVYETIKMARKLLPQNTHIRLHTHETAGVSVACYMAALEAGADGIDLAASPVSGGTSQPDILTMLHAVKGKNYDLGGLDVEKILKYESVLGECLKDYFLPPEAVQVSPLIPFSPMPGGALTANTQMMRDNNILDKFPEVILAMREVVQKGGYGTSVTPVSQFYFQQAFNNVMFGPWKKIAEGYGKMVLGYFGKTPVEPDKSVVKLASEQLSLKPTKEHAMDIADKDESKSLKFTRELLKKEGIEPSEENIFIAAACKEKGIVFLKGEGKVNIRKKSTNTCETSAPTPRAKTPINEKYSVTVNGKKFDVEVADADGKAEIKSVKPASVAHMPPPELSPAKTTGGSGEPVKSTLPGNVFKILVAVGDSVKKGQRMFVLEAMKMEIDVNAPKDGLVTSIEVQQGQTVANGQILAKI; encoded by the coding sequence ATGGCGAAAAAATTTATAGACGTTATGGATACTACCTTTAGAGACGGCTTTCAGTCGGTTTTCGGCGCGCGCGTGGCGATGGCTGATTTTTTACCCGCGGTTAGCGCGGCTAAAGAGGCCGGCATAACGCACTTTGAGTTTGGCGGCGGGGCGCGATTTCAGAGCCTTTATTTTTATTTGAACGAAGATGCGTTTGCGATGATGGATAAATTTCGCGAAACGGTCGGGCCCGAGGCAAACCTGCAAACTCTAAGCCGCGGCGTAAATACCGTGACGCTAGACACGGGCAGCCGCGAGCTAGTCGATCTGCACGCGAAGCTCTTTAAAAAGCATGGCACGACCACGATACGAAACTTCGACGCGCTAAACGACGTGGAAAATTTAAAATTTTCCGGCGAACGTATCGCTCATCACGGCTTAAAGCACGAAGTGGTCGTCACGATGATGGATCTGCCCGCGGGCTGTTCGGGCGCGCACGACGTGGCGTTTTACGAGCGGATTTTGCGCGAAATTTTAGACGCGGGCATCCCGTATCACAGCGTTTGTTTCAAAGACGCCAGCGGCACCTCTAGCCCGCAAAAAGTATATGAGACCATCAAAATGGCTCGCAAACTCCTCCCGCAAAATACCCACATCAGACTCCACACCCACGAAACCGCAGGCGTTAGCGTCGCTTGCTATATGGCCGCTCTAGAAGCGGGCGCAGACGGCATCGATCTAGCCGCAAGCCCCGTTAGCGGCGGCACCAGCCAGCCAGATATCCTAACGATGCTGCATGCCGTTAAGGGCAAAAACTACGATCTGGGCGGACTTGACGTGGAGAAAATTCTAAAATACGAAAGCGTACTCGGCGAATGCTTGAAAGATTATTTCCTGCCGCCCGAAGCCGTGCAGGTTAGCCCGCTCATCCCGTTTAGCCCGATGCCGGGCGGCGCGCTAACGGCAAATACCCAAATGATGCGCGATAATAATATCTTGGATAAATTCCCCGAGGTCATCCTAGCGATGCGCGAAGTCGTGCAAAAGGGCGGCTACGGCACGAGCGTGACGCCGGTTAGTCAGTTTTATTTCCAGCAGGCGTTTAATAACGTAATGTTTGGCCCGTGGAAAAAGATCGCCGAGGGCTACGGTAAAATGGTGCTAGGCTACTTCGGCAAGACGCCCGTAGAGCCCGACAAGAGCGTGGTTAAGCTAGCTAGCGAGCAGTTAAGCTTAAAACCGACCAAAGAGCATGCCATGGATATCGCGGATAAAGACGAGAGCAAGTCGCTTAAATTTACGCGCGAGCTGCTTAAAAAAGAGGGCATCGAGCCTAGCGAGGAAAATATCTTTATCGCTGCGGCGTGCAAAGAAAAGGGCATCGTGTTTCTAAAAGGCGAAGGCAAGGTAAATATCCGAAAAAAATCGACAAATACGTGCGAAACGAGCGCGCCGACCCCTCGCGCGAAAACTCCGATAAACGAAAAATACAGCGTCACCGTAAATGGCAAGAAATTTGACGTCGAGGTCGCGGACGCAGACGGCAAAGCCGAGATAAAAAGCGTAAAACCCGCAAGCGTAGCGCATATGCCGCCTCCGGAGCTCTCTCCGGCCAAAACGACCGGCGGCAGCGGTGAGCCGGTTAAAAGCACGCTTCCGGGAAACGTGTTCAAAATCCTAGTCGCAGTGGGCGATAGCGTGAAAAAGGGACAAAGGATGTTTGTGCTGGAGGCTATGAAGATGGAAATAGACGTCAATGCCCCAAAAGACGGGCTGGTAACGTCTATCGAGGTACAGCAAGGACAAACCGTAGCAAACGGTCAAATTTTAGCGAAAATTTAA
- the pckA gene encoding phosphoenolpyruvate carboxykinase (ATP): protein MVNEIEKLGLKDIKKINHNLSYDELFELEKAMGEGRVSSNGTFMVDTGIFTGRSPKDKYFVKQDPSQKYIAWGKVNQPISKELFDKLLAKAKAQLSGKEIFIQDAFCGASEKSKKSVRFVTEVAWQAHFVKNMFIRPNEAELAKFSPDFVVFNACKCKNEECKEQGLNSDVFVIFNVEENVAVIGGTWYGGEMKKGIFSMMNYWLPLEGKLSMHCSANVGKQGDTALFFGLSGTGKTTLSTDPNRKLIGDDEHGWDDEGIFNFEGGCYAKCINLDPSSEPEIYAAIKRDALLENVVANEAGVVDYKDGSKTENTRVSYPIYHIDNYEPSSAGGHPKNIIFLTADAFGVLPPVAKLTKEQAMYYFLSGYTAKVAGTERGITEPVATFSACFGEPFMPLHPTVYAKLLGEKIDKHNVSVYLVNTGWSGGAYGVGKRMSIKATRACINAILDGSIKKCEFENFEKFNLAIPKELAGVETKLLNPINTWENKDEYVATRDKLAGMFEANFKRYEDVKEGVEYAKAGPTA from the coding sequence ATGGTAAACGAAATAGAAAAATTAGGTCTTAAGGACATCAAAAAAATCAACCACAACCTAAGTTACGACGAGCTTTTCGAGCTTGAAAAGGCGATGGGCGAGGGACGCGTGTCAAGCAACGGCACTTTTATGGTCGATACTGGCATATTTACGGGTCGCAGCCCAAAGGATAAGTACTTCGTAAAGCAGGACCCGAGCCAAAAATACATCGCGTGGGGCAAGGTAAATCAGCCTATCTCAAAAGAGCTTTTCGACAAGCTTTTAGCCAAAGCCAAAGCCCAGCTAAGCGGCAAGGAAATCTTTATCCAAGACGCATTTTGCGGCGCGAGCGAAAAGAGCAAAAAATCGGTTCGTTTCGTAACCGAAGTCGCATGGCAGGCGCATTTCGTAAAAAATATGTTCATCCGTCCAAACGAGGCGGAGCTAGCTAAATTTAGCCCTGATTTCGTGGTTTTCAATGCGTGCAAATGCAAAAACGAAGAGTGCAAAGAGCAGGGGCTAAACTCCGACGTTTTCGTTATCTTTAACGTCGAGGAAAACGTCGCCGTTATCGGCGGTACGTGGTACGGCGGCGAGATGAAAAAAGGAATTTTCTCTATGATGAACTACTGGCTGCCGCTTGAGGGCAAGCTAAGCATGCACTGCTCGGCAAACGTGGGCAAGCAGGGCGATACGGCATTATTTTTCGGCCTAAGCGGCACGGGCAAAACGACGCTCTCTACAGATCCAAACCGCAAGCTAATCGGCGATGACGAGCACGGCTGGGACGATGAGGGGATATTTAACTTCGAGGGCGGCTGCTACGCGAAGTGCATAAATTTAGATCCGAGCAGCGAGCCTGAAATTTACGCCGCTATCAAACGCGACGCGCTGCTTGAAAACGTAGTCGCCAACGAGGCGGGCGTAGTAGACTACAAAGACGGTAGCAAGACCGAAAACACCCGCGTTAGCTACCCGATCTATCATATCGATAACTACGAGCCAAGCTCTGCGGGCGGCCATCCAAAAAACATAATCTTCCTAACAGCCGACGCATTCGGCGTTTTGCCGCCGGTCGCAAAGCTAACCAAAGAGCAGGCGATGTATTATTTCCTAAGCGGCTACACGGCAAAAGTCGCGGGCACCGAGCGCGGTATCACCGAGCCGGTGGCAACCTTTAGCGCGTGCTTTGGCGAGCCGTTTATGCCGCTGCATCCGACCGTTTACGCTAAGCTACTGGGCGAAAAGATCGACAAGCATAATGTCAGCGTCTATCTCGTAAACACAGGCTGGAGCGGCGGCGCGTACGGCGTGGGCAAGCGAATGAGCATCAAAGCCACGCGCGCGTGCATAAACGCGATCCTTGACGGCAGCATCAAAAAGTGCGAATTTGAAAATTTCGAGAAATTTAACCTCGCGATCCCAAAAGAGCTCGCAGGCGTCGAGACGAAGCTGCTAAATCCGATCAATACGTGGGAAAATAAGGACGAATACGTCGCGACTAGAGATAAGCTAGCGGGTATGTTTGAGGCGAATTTTAAACGCTACGAGGACGTAAAAGAGGGCGTAGAATACGCAAAAGCGGGCCCTACGGCTTAA